AGTCCTCGGCCAGCACTACTCGCATGGAAGCTCCACTTCGATCGTCGTCGGTCCGCCCGATGGGCTGTCGATGCGCAGCTCGCCGTCCACCGAACCGACCCGCTGCGCGAGGCCGCGCAGACCGGTGCCGCGCTCGGGCGCGGCCCCTCCTCGTCCGTCATCTCGTACGGCGAGCCGCAACCGGTCGCCCCTGCGCACGACCGTGATCGTCGCCTCGGTGGCCTCGGCGTGCTTGGCGATGTTGGTGAGCGCCTCGGAGACCACGAAGAACGCCACCGCCTCGATCGTGGCCGAGGCCCGCTGCCTGACGTCGACGCTGAGCCGTACGGGAAAGGGGGCGCGGGCGGCGAGGCCGGACAGGGCCGCGTCCAGGCCCTCGTCGGTGAGGACCGCGGGGTGCAGCCCGCGGACGAGGTCGCGCAGCTCCTTGAGCGCCTGCTTGGACTCCTCGTGCGCCTGGGCGATCACCTGGCGGGCGGGTTCGGGCAGGTCGGTGAGGGTGGCGCGAGCCATGCCGAGGTTCATGGCGAGCCAGACCAGGCGCTGCTGGGTGCCGTCGTGGAGGTCACGCTCGATGCGCCGCCGCTCGGCGTCCGCCGCGTCGATGACCTCGGCGCGGCTCTCCTGCAGCGTCTCCACCCGCTGGGCGAGCTCGTCGCTGAGGGCCGGGCCGAGCAGGGCCTTGCCCGCGATGACGTCCACCCAGGTGAACGCCCGCGCCACCAGCGGCGCGGCGAGGAAGAGTCCCACGCCGATCAGCGCGAACAACATGCCGAGCCAAGGGCGGGGCGAGATGTCGAAGGCACGTACCGACAGGAAGATCATGGCGAGGGTGCCGCCCCACGTCACCAGCAGGGCGACGGAGCCCAGGCCGTTGAGCAGCGGGCACAGCAGGTGGTAGGCGAGCTGCCGCCACGTGCTCAGGGCTCTGGCCTGCGGGACCAGCCACTTGAGCGGGTGCGGGGAGAAATCCCTGCGCGGCAGAGGGGGGATGTGGACGTTGAGATGGGCGGTGAAGCGGGAGCGCTGCAGGGCGGTGAAGAGCGGCAGCGTCCAGAACAGCAGAGCGACCGCGATCACGGGGACGGCCACGGTCCAGACCAGCAGCACCGACGCGGCCACCAGGGCCACGATCACCGCCCCTGAGAGCAGGCCGGTGAGCAGGCCGGTCGCCACGTGGAGCGTGCGGAGCCAGGTCGCCGTTCCCCAGTGGGCGCGGATCCGCTGCCAGATGGTCATGCGTCCACGGTAGAGAGCGGGGAAGGGGTGGGGAAATGGGCCGATCATCCCGGAAAAAGGTGAGGCTGGCCCTACCAGGTCAGAGATCGATGACGAGCGTGATCGGGCCGTCGTTCAGCAGCGAGACCTTCATCTCGGCGCCGAAGCTGCCGGTCTCGACGTGCGCGCCGAGTGCCCGCAGCTCGTCGATGACGGCCTGCACGAGCGGCTCGGCGACCGGGCCGGGAGCCGCGGCCTGCCAGGTGGGACGGCGGCCCTTGCGCGTGTCGCCGTACAACGTGAACTGGCTGATCACCAGCAGGGGAGCGCCGATGTCGGAGCAGGACTTCTCGCCGTCGAGAATGCGCAGCCCCCACAGCTTCGCGGCCAGCTTGCGGGCCTCCGCGGGGGTGTCGCTGTGCGTGACGCCGACCAGGACCATCAGGCCCGGCTGGTCGATCGCGCCGACGGTTCGGCCCTCGACGACGACGGAGGCGTGGCTCACCCGCTGAACGACTGCTCGCATGGGACCCCATTGTGGCGCACCCGGTCTTCCCGGCAGAACGCCCCGGTAGGGCGGTAATACACTCGGGGCGAAAGGGAGGGTAAATGTCGCTTGTTGTGGAGGTTGTCCGTTCCGGGTTCGTGGAGTCCACGCACCGGGCGAGGATGCTGACGGTGTCGGCGGACGGGAAGCCCGTGCTGATGCACGGCGCCGTGGACGCGCTGGCCTCGCCGCGCTCCTCGATGAAGCCGCTGCAGGCGCTCGGCATGCTGCGCAACGGGCTGGACCTGGACGGGGAGCTGCTCGCGCTGGCGTGCGCCTCTCACTCGGGCGAGCCGTTCCACGTGGACGGCGCCAGGAAGATCCTCGCGGGCGCCGGGCTCGACGAGAGCGCGCTGCTGTGTCCCGAGGACTATCCCGACGACAGGACCGTGACCAGCAAGGCGCGGATCTTCATGAACTGCTCCGGCAAGCACTCGGCCATGCTCGCCACCTGCGTGATCAACGGCTGGCCGCTGGAGACCTACCTGGACCCGGCTCATCCGCTGCAACGGGCGCTCAGGGAGACC
This window of the Nonomuraea africana genome carries:
- a CDS encoding sensor histidine kinase — translated: MTIWQRIRAHWGTATWLRTLHVATGLLTGLLSGAVIVALVAASVLLVWTVAVPVIAVALLFWTLPLFTALQRSRFTAHLNVHIPPLPRRDFSPHPLKWLVPQARALSTWRQLAYHLLCPLLNGLGSVALLVTWGGTLAMIFLSVRAFDISPRPWLGMLFALIGVGLFLAAPLVARAFTWVDVIAGKALLGPALSDELAQRVETLQESRAEVIDAADAERRRIERDLHDGTQQRLVWLAMNLGMARATLTDLPEPARQVIAQAHEESKQALKELRDLVRGLHPAVLTDEGLDAALSGLAARAPFPVRLSVDVRQRASATIEAVAFFVVSEALTNIAKHAEATEATITVVRRGDRLRLAVRDDGRGGAAPERGTGLRGLAQRVGSVDGELRIDSPSGGPTTIEVELPCE
- the dtd gene encoding D-aminoacyl-tRNA deacylase, translating into MRAVVQRVSHASVVVEGRTVGAIDQPGLMVLVGVTHSDTPAEARKLAAKLWGLRILDGEKSCSDIGAPLLVISQFTLYGDTRKGRRPTWQAAAPGPVAEPLVQAVIDELRALGAHVETGSFGAEMKVSLLNDGPITLVIDL
- a CDS encoding asparaginase, with protein sequence MSLVVEVVRSGFVESTHRARMLTVSADGKPVLMHGAVDALASPRSSMKPLQALGMLRNGLDLDGELLALACASHSGEPFHVDGARKILAGAGLDESALLCPEDYPDDRTVTSKARIFMNCSGKHSAMLATCVINGWPLETYLDPAHPLQRALRETVEELTGERVAATGIDGCGAPLFFVSMVGVTRAFRAFPLGAPGSPERRVYEAMTTHPEWTSGTTRPEARLMRAIPGLMVKAGAEAFDAFAYSDGRAGTVKIEDGSSRARVPVTVAALRALGLDAPELAELATGSLLGGGRPVGEVRLGAS